From Chiloscyllium punctatum isolate Juve2018m chromosome 39, sChiPun1.3, whole genome shotgun sequence, one genomic window encodes:
- the LOC140464033 gene encoding uncharacterized protein: MSAAVKPVPLTFPEKTIWEDSIGSVTDLEADDECCEDFCRLRPGGKYLQLVTDKVNLHRGKTVKLQTNVPLTIGDLDDTIYWGRLDLLKCWQDLYLPQRMDMVVLGVIESYPCLAPGLQLVILAGNDGSVFAYEEEMLHKIANNLEELFCEGPVFPGTKIYEYGRGFRPKNNKEYMAALKEAGLEKISQDTRNFISRNATEMKKLIDDLDFL, encoded by the exons ATGAGTGCTGCTGTGAAGCCAGTTCCTTTGACTTTCCCTGAAAAAACAATATG GGAAGACAGCATTGGAAGTGTCACAGATCTGGAAGCAGATGATGAATGTTGTGAAGATTTCTGCAGACTGAGACCAG GTGGAAAATATTTACAACTGGTAACAGACAAAGTGAATCTTCACAGAGGAAAAACTGTGAAATTGCAAACGAACGTTCCCCTTACAATTGGGGACTTGGATGATACAATTTATTGGGGAAGGCTTGATTTGCTTAAATGTTGGCAGGATCTCTATCTGCCCCAAAGAATGGATATGGTGGTCCTGGGTGTGATTGAAAGTTATCCGTGCCTGGCACCAGGGCTTCAGCTTGTCATTCTCGCTGGAAATGATGGTTCAGTATTTGCCTatgaagaagaaatgttgcacAAAATTGCTAATAATTTGGAAGAGCTCTTCTGTGAAGGTCCAGTGTTTCCTGGAACTAAAATCTATGAGTATGGCAGAGGTTTCAGACCAAAG AATAACAAAGAATATATGGCAGCCCTCAAAGAAGCTGGGTTGGAAAAGATCTCCCAAGATACAAGGAACTTCATTAGCAGAAATGCAACTGAAATGAAGAAGCTGATTGATGATTTGGATTTCTTGTAG